TGCGGCGGGCGACTTCACCGATTTTGACAATGGCGCTATCGCGGTCAAAGGGAATGGAACCATGGCCAGCATCGCCATTGACGTGGATACGGCGCTGAGCTGCACCTTTTTCACCAACATTGATCACTACGGCGTCGCTGCCATCACGGACTGGAAGGTGCGATCCGCCGGATTCGGAGAGGCAGTTTTTCCAGCTGAAGAGGTTTTGGTGTTCTTCGGAAAGCCACTTCGCACCAAGCCCGCCGCGCGCCTCCTCATCGGCCACGCCAACAAATGTCAGCGTGCCACGCAGGCCACCTTCGCGGGCTACTTGGCGGGTGACGGCCGCTTGGGTTGCGGTAATAAAGAGCATATCGACGGACCCTCTACCCCAAATCTGTCCATCTGAAATCTCCGCACCAAATGGATCTTTAGTCCATTTAGGCAGATCAACAGGCACAACATCGGTATGTCCAAGCAGTGTTAAAGGTTCTGCATCTGGATCACTTCCTGGAACTGTCACGATAATTGAGGTCCGGCCTGGACGCGGTTCCAGCTTGGTGATTTTAACGTTGGGGGTTCCTTCAAAGAAACGTTCCAGGCTTTCCGCGTTTCTAATTTCCTGACCTGAATCTGGGGTCAGATCATTCACGCAGGCGTTGCGGATAAGTTCCTGAAGGAGGGTGAGGGTTTCGTCGTAAAGCGTCATCTTTTTTCTTTCTAGTTTCGCGTTCATCGCCACTGTATCGAAGTTCCGGCTAACCGACGCCGGGTTCTGTCCGTTTTCCCTGGAGTTTTAGACCGTATCGTTCAATGCGTATAGACTATGCAGTCTAGTAATGTTTCTTCGAACACGCTAACCATGCACCAGCCCACATGACCTTCCAGCGTTCCCGATTCGAAGGCACCGCCCACCCAACACAACGTCACAGTATGAAACAAACCAGCTCACGATATGGAATTTCACCAAATGCGAACTACCCTAAATACCAAAGACAGACAGTGACAGCCCCTTCGAGAATGCAGCAAGAGACGACACCTCCCATGGACGGCACTTCGCCACAAAACAAAAATTCCACCACTCCCCCAGCGCCAGGAAACGCCATTCCTGCACCTGGAGGCGCTATTCCTGCACCCAAACCAACTGAGCAGGAGGCTGTGATTCCTCCAGTGACGGCAAATCCCCCAGCGCCGGGTAACGCCATTCCTGCACCCGGTGGGTCGGTCCCTGCGCCGGGTAGTTCTGTTCCCGCGCCGGGAGGTTCCGTTCCTGTGCCGGGAGCTTCAACACCGTCGATTCCTACAGCTCCGGGTGGTGCCGTTCCGGTTCCTGGTGGAGTAGTTCCTGCAGCTTCTGCCGTTTCAGCACCAGGTGCGCCTGGTTCAGCTGTTCCTACTCCTGGTGCTCCCGGTAGTGCAATTCCTACGCCAGGCAGCGCAGTCCCAGCTCCTGGCACTAGTGCTCCAGGTGCAAGTGTCCCTAGTGTCAGCGCACCAGGTGCGAGCATTCCAAGTATTCCTGTTCCCGGTTCAGCAACCCCACCCGCTCCAGGCATTTCTGCACCGGGAAGTACTCTTCCAACTCCCGGATCAACGCCACCTGCACCCGGAATTCCAGCACCTGGTATTCCTGCTCCAGGGATCCCCACTCCAGGTTCTGCACTTCCTGTGCCGGGAGCACCGGGAGCACCCGGAGCGCCATCAGCCCCAGGCGCGCCTGGCATCCCAGCACCAGGACTACCGACACCAGGAGTTCCATCAGCCCCAGGCGCGCCTGGCATCCCAGCACCAGGACTACCGACACCAGGAGTTCCATCAGCCCCAGGTGCACCAACCCAAACCGCTGCGCCCGCAAAGCCGGTTTTCCAAGATGCAGAAAAACGTCCTCGCACTGATGAGGCTGGAAATGCGAAGAAGGAACTACCGCTGCGAGTGAGGTTGGCCCAGCCGATTACTCGCAAGCAGTGGGCAATGACCCTTGGTGTGGTGGCATTAGGTGTGATTGTTGTTGCGGCGATCGCAGTGGCATTAACCAAGTGGGCGTTTACTACTGAATGGCTGCAAGAGTTTGTTCAGAAGTATCCAGGCAAGTATGACCTCCCCGAGGGGGCACCGGTTGGTATTCCCGCATGGTTGAGTTGGCAGCATTTCTTCAACATGTTCTTTATGGTGTTGATCATTAAGACGGGCATCGAGATCAACAGAACCCGCAGGCCAAAGGGTTATTGGACACCTAAGAAGGGTGGCAAGAAGATCTCGTTGACGTTGTGGATTCACCTTGTTTTGGATTTGTTGTGGATCATCAACGGTGCGATCTTCATTATTTTGCTGTTTGCTACGGGGCAGTGGATGCGCATTGTTCCAAC
Above is a genomic segment from Corynebacterium suranareeae containing:
- a CDS encoding M20/M25/M40 family metallo-hydrolase; this encodes MTLYDETLTLLQELIRNACVNDLTPDSGQEIRNAESLERFFEGTPNVKITKLEPRPGRTSIIVTVPGSDPDAEPLTLLGHTDVVPVDLPKWTKDPFGAEISDGQIWGRGSVDMLFITATQAAVTRQVAREGGLRGTLTFVGVADEEARGGLGAKWLSEEHQNLFSWKNCLSESGGSHLPVRDGSDAVVINVGEKGAAQRRIHVNGDAGHGSIPFDRDSAIVKIGEVARRIAAADLKVAKDDIWQGFVQAHRFDPETEKALFDGTSPEAYAEFGDLARFAHAVSHLTIAQTVVRAGQAINVLPSHAYLELDIRTLPGQTNDYVDDTLRAALGDLADEVEIEHLISEEATVSPTDSTLYKTLEKVLGDFFPDAPVVPIISSGGSDLRFGRRLGGVGYGFAVHARERTLAEAMGQLHSHDEALYLEDLELTVRGYDAVVREFLS
- a CDS encoding cytochrome b/b6 domain-containing protein; this encodes MDGTSPQNKNSTTPPAPGNAIPAPGGAIPAPKPTEQEAVIPPVTANPPAPGNAIPAPGGSVPAPGSSVPAPGGSVPVPGASTPSIPTAPGGAVPVPGGVVPAASAVSAPGAPGSAVPTPGAPGSAIPTPGSAVPAPGTSAPGASVPSVSAPGASIPSIPVPGSATPPAPGISAPGSTLPTPGSTPPAPGIPAPGIPAPGIPTPGSALPVPGAPGAPGAPSAPGAPGIPAPGLPTPGVPSAPGAPGIPAPGLPTPGVPSAPGAPTQTAAPAKPVFQDAEKRPRTDEAGNAKKELPLRVRLAQPITRKQWAMTLGVVALGVIVVAAIAVALTKWAFTTEWLQEFVQKYPGKYDLPEGAPVGIPAWLSWQHFFNMFFMVLIIKTGIEINRTRRPKGYWTPKKGGKKISLTLWIHLVLDLLWIINGAIFIILLFATGQWMRIVPTSWDVFPNALSAGLQYVSLDWPTENGWANYNSLQELTYFFTVFIAAPLSIVSGFRMSSYWPKNNAAMNKLIPIGFARALHMPVMVYYIVFICIHVFLVFATGALRNFNHMYAGQDTVNWVGFGWFAASLLVIIAGLVALRPTIIAPVAKIFGQVTAR